A part of Saimiri boliviensis isolate mSaiBol1 chromosome 11, mSaiBol1.pri, whole genome shotgun sequence genomic DNA contains:
- the C11H1orf122 gene encoding uncharacterized protein C1orf122 homolog isoform X1, whose protein sequence is MEWGPGSDWSRGEAAGVDRGKAGLGLGGRPPPQPPREERAQQLLDAVEQRQRQLLDTIAACEEMLRQLGRRRPEPAGGGNASAKPGAPPQPAVSARGCFPKDAGDGAAEP, encoded by the exons ATGGAATGGGGCCCGGGCTCAGACTGGTCACGGGG GGAGGCTGCCGGCGTGGACCGCGGGAAGGCGGGGCTGGGGCTCGGCGGGAGGCCACCCCCGCAGCCGCCCCGGGAGGAGCGCGCCCAGCAGCTGCTGGACGCGGTGGAGCAGCGGCAGCGGCAGCTCCTGGACACCATCGCCGCCTGCGAGGAGATGCTACGGCAGCTGGGCCGCCGGCGCCCGGAGCCGGCTGGTGGCGGG AACGCCTCAGCCAAACCCGGAGCGCCCCCCCAACCGGCTGTCTCAGCCAGAGGCTGCTTTCCAAAGGATGCTGGCGATGGAGCTGCGGAGCCCTGA
- the C11H1orf122 gene encoding uncharacterized protein C1orf122 homolog isoform X2: MLRQLGRRRPEPAGGGNASAKPGAPPQPAVSARGCFPKDAGDGAAEP, translated from the exons ATGCTACGGCAGCTGGGCCGCCGGCGCCCGGAGCCGGCTGGTGGCGGG AACGCCTCAGCCAAACCCGGAGCGCCCCCCCAACCGGCTGTCTCAGCCAGAGGCTGCTTTCCAAAGGATGCTGGCGATGGAGCTGCGGAGCCCTGA